A part of Desulfovibrio sp. Huiquan2017 genomic DNA contains:
- the dsrP gene encoding sulfate reduction electron transfer complex DsrMKJOP subunit DsrP, with the protein MLELALKGSKRYYGWIAFLLVLIGIGSTALVDQWMHGLKITGMSRDVSWGFYISQFTYLVGLAASGVMIVLPNYFHSYKTNKHMVIFGEFMAIAACIMCLLFIVVDIGQPTRMMNMIFHPTPNSILFWDMIVLNGYLFLNLLVGWTCLQADRQHLPHPQWLKPFIYISIIWAFSIHTVTAFLYQGLPGRHYWLTAILAARFLASAFCSGPAILLLVMMVTEKLTSFKMAKNAVKTLVKIIAYAMCVNMFFFALEIFTSFYSNIPGHMHPILYLFEHGSTGLVTLMWTFIAFAAISITLLVTPRFRNNYKLLPWTLGILIVATWIDKGLGLLIGGFNPTPFETITPYWPTLKELMVSMMVYSVGALIVTVLFKIATDVKQEVGHSQALACGCSTEDVCECTTEEEAPAEA; encoded by the coding sequence ATGCTTGAATTAGCTCTGAAAGGTTCCAAGAGATACTACGGCTGGATCGCGTTCCTCCTGGTTCTCATCGGTATCGGCTCCACGGCCCTGGTCGACCAGTGGATGCACGGCCTGAAGATAACCGGCATGAGCCGCGACGTGTCCTGGGGATTCTACATCTCCCAGTTCACCTACTTGGTCGGCCTGGCCGCCTCCGGCGTCATGATCGTGCTGCCCAACTACTTCCACTCGTACAAGACCAACAAGCACATGGTCATCTTCGGTGAATTCATGGCCATCGCGGCCTGCATCATGTGCCTGCTGTTCATCGTCGTGGACATCGGGCAGCCCACCCGCATGATGAACATGATCTTCCACCCGACCCCGAACTCCATCCTGTTCTGGGACATGATCGTGCTCAACGGCTACCTGTTCCTCAACCTGCTCGTGGGCTGGACCTGCCTGCAGGCGGACCGCCAGCACCTGCCCCACCCGCAGTGGCTCAAGCCGTTCATCTACATCTCCATCATCTGGGCTTTCTCGATCCACACCGTGACCGCGTTCCTGTACCAGGGCCTGCCCGGCCGCCACTACTGGCTGACCGCCATCCTGGCCGCCCGTTTCCTGGCCAGCGCGTTCTGCTCCGGTCCCGCGATCCTGTTGCTCGTGATGATGGTCACCGAGAAGCTTACCAGCTTCAAGATGGCCAAGAACGCCGTGAAGACCCTGGTCAAGATCATCGCCTACGCCATGTGCGTGAACATGTTCTTCTTCGCCTTGGAAATCTTCACCTCGTTCTACTCGAACATCCCGGGCCATATGCACCCGATTCTGTACCTGTTCGAGCACGGCAGCACCGGACTGGTGACCCTGATGTGGACCTTCATCGCCTTTGCCGCGATCTCCATCACTCTGCTGGTCACCCCGCGCTTCCGCAACAACTACAAGCTGCTGCCCTGGACCCTGGGCATCCTTATCGTCGCCACCTGGATCGATAAGGGCCTGGGCCTGTTGATCGGCGGCTTCAACCCGACCCCGTTCGAGACCATCACGCCATACTGGCCGACGCTCAAGGAGCTCATGGTTTCGATGATGGTCTACTCCGTCGGAGCACTGATCGTGACTGTGCTCTTCAAGATCGCCACCGACGTCAAGCAGGAAGTGGGACACTCCCAGGCTCTGGCCTGCGGATGTTCCACCGAGGACGTCTGTGAGTGCACCACTGAAGAAGAGGCCCCGGCCGAGGCCTAA
- a CDS encoding RsbRD N-terminal domain-containing protein: MTFESTLAERKAELSQKWADLVLKTYPKETQKVWSRQKDRFQNPVGAAIIEATGELIDHLIEWQDAGRIAESLDKLIRIRAVQDFSPSQAISFVFLLKKLLRDEFFQPMKKDGTLDELLRFEAKVDNLAMMSFDIYSKSRDEVFRFRVEEVKRAQSSLLRKAGLVADVTAEKSVD, from the coding sequence ATGACTTTTGAATCCACGTTGGCCGAACGCAAGGCCGAATTGTCGCAGAAATGGGCGGATCTGGTTCTCAAGACCTATCCCAAGGAAACCCAGAAAGTCTGGTCGCGGCAGAAGGATCGATTTCAGAACCCGGTCGGGGCGGCCATCATCGAGGCCACCGGGGAATTGATCGACCATTTGATCGAGTGGCAGGATGCGGGGCGCATCGCCGAGAGTCTGGACAAGCTCATCCGCATCCGGGCGGTGCAGGATTTCTCTCCTTCCCAGGCCATCAGCTTCGTCTTTCTACTGAAGAAACTTCTTCGCGACGAGTTCTTTCAGCCCATGAAGAAGGACGGCACCCTGGACGAGCTGCTCAGATTCGAGGCCAAGGTGGACAACCTGGCCATGATGTCCTTCGACATCTATTCCAAGAGTCGCGACGAGGTGTTCCGGTTCCGCGTGGAGGAAGTCAAGCGCGCCCAGAGCAGTCTGCTCAGGAAGGCCGGATTGGTTGCGGACGTTACGGCCGAGAAATCGGTCGATTAG
- a CDS encoding PAS domain S-box protein has protein sequence MKNRRIIPEEQLRQRAREHAARLRDGDDPVEFWASFCAEVLAGNTGFASAEDVDCPPDPQVPRLYTLFLSLRTPVLLLNSDFQVEVMNPAAVELTGAEDCGDWCRGGHAPVPLADLAPWLESALDAESLGRGAGTCKLDVPVAQGHGERHFNVSVSLTADFSDRYDGYAVVLDDITARVEGARELARERNRVAHYLDVVGAMVFTLDAAGKIDMVNRTACRVLGYTEADLLGRDWVNALVPPFDRDEIRDCLCLVLSGQMAEGDERIFRVNTREGAYRTVMWQSKLLTTEGGLPVGMLLSGTDITEQRAIEEALAEKELWLRSTFVGLGEAVLILTPDMEILDANPAAESMFQKTQAELAGLPVGELHVSAGHYDDFLARSRAAFEAEGRTLFELPLKRRNGEIFPADQSVSLIKGDDGATLGVVNVIRDISDRKHAEAELKRSEEKFRRIFETIEEGYMVTDLEGTVLMVNPATCRLLCYEESELVGCNLDTLYRRTDGVESLRDILRQKGAIRGQQMTARRKDGSAIVIEANAHQVLNHRDEPVAMEGTFRDITRRIEAERVLRESEKQYRAFFENNHAIMLLTDPKSERIIDANPAAAEFYGYPIKTMRTMNLSQINALDQDEMFTEMRRSMDEGRAYFILRHRLASGEMRDVEVYSGPIMVQGVQRLYSVIHDVTKRIELEQEMKLLATIDALTGANNRHQFFSLGAVEVQRAKRYDQPLTVLMLDIDYFKSINDSYGHAAGDMVLKALASSVSSILRSSDIFGRLGGEEFAAILPQTDIEEGAEAAGRLRAALAGLTVDVGGDVVSFTVSVGVTRMHSGDSTVEELLNRADEALYKAKRMGRNRVVRG, from the coding sequence TTGAAGAACCGCCGCATCATCCCTGAGGAACAACTCCGGCAACGCGCCCGGGAGCACGCCGCCCGCCTGCGCGACGGCGACGATCCCGTGGAGTTTTGGGCGTCGTTTTGCGCGGAGGTTCTGGCAGGGAATACCGGTTTCGCATCCGCCGAGGACGTGGACTGCCCTCCGGATCCCCAAGTGCCCCGGCTGTATACCCTGTTCCTGAGCTTGCGCACCCCTGTCCTGCTGCTCAACTCCGATTTCCAGGTGGAGGTCATGAATCCGGCGGCCGTGGAGTTGACCGGGGCCGAGGACTGCGGCGACTGGTGCCGGGGCGGCCATGCCCCCGTCCCCCTGGCTGATCTGGCTCCCTGGTTGGAGAGCGCCCTGGATGCCGAGAGCCTGGGCCGGGGAGCCGGAACCTGCAAGCTGGATGTGCCGGTGGCCCAAGGGCACGGCGAACGCCATTTCAATGTCTCGGTTTCCCTGACCGCCGATTTTTCCGACCGTTACGATGGATATGCCGTGGTTCTGGACGACATCACCGCCCGGGTGGAAGGCGCGCGCGAATTGGCCCGCGAACGCAACCGGGTGGCTCATTACCTGGACGTGGTCGGGGCCATGGTCTTCACCCTCGACGCCGCCGGGAAGATCGACATGGTCAACCGGACCGCCTGCCGGGTGCTCGGGTATACCGAGGCGGACCTCCTGGGCCGGGATTGGGTGAACGCGCTGGTGCCGCCGTTCGACAGGGATGAAATCCGCGACTGCCTGTGCCTGGTTCTATCCGGCCAGATGGCGGAAGGGGACGAGCGCATCTTCCGGGTGAACACCCGGGAAGGGGCCTACCGGACGGTCATGTGGCAAAGCAAGCTGTTGACCACCGAGGGCGGCCTGCCCGTGGGGATGCTGTTGTCGGGCACGGACATCACCGAGCAACGGGCCATCGAGGAGGCCCTGGCCGAAAAGGAGTTGTGGCTGCGCAGCACCTTCGTGGGGCTGGGCGAGGCGGTGCTCATCCTCACCCCGGACATGGAGATCCTGGACGCCAATCCGGCTGCGGAATCCATGTTCCAGAAGACCCAGGCCGAGTTGGCCGGGCTGCCGGTGGGCGAGCTGCACGTCAGCGCCGGCCACTATGACGATTTTCTGGCCCGTTCCCGGGCGGCCTTCGAGGCCGAGGGGCGGACGCTCTTCGAACTGCCGCTCAAGCGGCGCAACGGTGAAATCTTCCCGGCCGACCAATCCGTCTCCCTGATCAAGGGGGACGACGGCGCCACCTTGGGCGTCGTCAACGTCATCCGCGATATTTCGGACCGCAAGCACGCCGAGGCCGAGCTCAAACGCAGCGAGGAGAAGTTTCGGCGCATCTTCGAGACCATCGAGGAGGGCTACATGGTCACGGACCTGGAAGGGACCGTGCTCATGGTCAATCCGGCCACCTGCCGTCTGCTCTGTTATGAGGAGTCCGAATTGGTGGGATGTAACCTCGACACCCTGTATCGGCGGACCGATGGTGTGGAAAGCCTGCGCGATATCCTGCGCCAGAAAGGGGCCATCCGGGGACAACAGATGACCGCCCGGCGCAAGGACGGGTCGGCCATCGTCATCGAAGCCAACGCCCATCAGGTCCTCAACCACCGGGACGAACCCGTGGCCATGGAAGGGACCTTCCGCGACATCACCCGCCGCATCGAAGCCGAAAGGGTCCTGCGCGAGAGCGAGAAGCAATACCGGGCCTTTTTCGAGAACAACCACGCCATCATGCTCCTGACCGATCCCAAGTCCGAGCGGATCATCGACGCCAACCCGGCGGCCGCGGAATTCTATGGGTATCCCATCAAGACCATGCGGACCATGAACCTGAGCCAGATCAACGCCCTGGACCAGGACGAGATGTTTACCGAAATGCGCCGCTCCATGGACGAAGGCCGGGCCTATTTCATCCTCCGGCACAGGCTGGCCAGCGGCGAGATGCGCGATGTGGAGGTCTATTCCGGCCCGATCATGGTCCAGGGCGTCCAGCGCCTGTACTCGGTCATCCACGACGTGACCAAGCGCATCGAACTGGAACAGGAGATGAAGCTGCTCGCCACCATCGACGCCCTGACCGGGGCGAACAACCGGCACCAGTTCTTTTCCCTGGGCGCGGTGGAGGTCCAGCGGGCCAAGCGCTATGACCAGCCCCTGACCGTGCTCATGCTCGACATCGACTATTTCAAGTCCATCAACGACAGCTACGGCCACGCGGCCGGGGACATGGTCCTCAAGGCCCTGGCCTCCTCGGTCTCGTCCATCCTGCGCTCCTCGGACATCTTCGGCAGGCTCGGCGGCGAGGAATTCGCGGCCATCCTGCCGCAGACCGACATCGAGGAGGGAGCCGAGGCGGCGGGCCGCCTGCGGGCCGCCCTGGCCGGGCTCACGGTGGATGTGGGGGGGGACGTCGTCTCCTTCACGGTCTCGGTGGGCGTGACCCGGATGCACTCCGGGGACAGCACCGTGGAAGAGCTCCTCAACCGGGCTGACGAGGCTCTGTACAAGGCCAAGCGCATGGGCCGCAACAGGGTGGTGCGCGGCTGA
- a CDS encoding tRNA (adenine-N1)-methyltransferase produces the protein MIEPGQLILLISHKGKRYLRKLEAGGEVHTHDGKLLMDEVAEAGYGQYVKTHLGKLYLVLKPTLHDLIKGVKRQTQIMYPKEIGYLMMKLGIGPGSTVIESGTGSGGLTTALAWFVGDTGKVITYERRADFYKLAGKNLERVGLAHRVEQVNRNIEDGFLHSGADALFLDVRTPWEYLPSIPSAVIPGAMCGFLLPTVNQVSDLLRGLEDGPFAEMEVLEILIRRWKPVADRLRPDDRMVAHTGFLVFARYMEQPETLPLSGNVPGDLPEEATDAPGEELPGASAEDDPDILEI, from the coding sequence ATGATTGAACCGGGACAGCTCATTTTGCTCATCAGCCACAAGGGCAAACGCTACCTGCGCAAGCTTGAGGCAGGCGGCGAGGTCCATACCCATGACGGCAAGCTGCTCATGGACGAGGTGGCCGAGGCGGGCTACGGCCAATACGTCAAGACCCACCTCGGTAAATTGTACCTGGTGCTCAAGCCCACCCTGCACGACCTGATCAAGGGGGTGAAACGCCAGACCCAGATCATGTATCCCAAGGAGATCGGCTACCTGATGATGAAGCTGGGCATCGGCCCCGGCTCCACGGTCATCGAGTCCGGCACGGGCTCGGGCGGCCTGACCACGGCCCTGGCCTGGTTCGTGGGCGACACCGGCAAGGTCATCACCTACGAGCGGCGCGCGGACTTTTACAAGCTGGCAGGGAAGAATCTGGAGCGCGTGGGCCTGGCTCATCGCGTGGAGCAGGTCAACCGGAACATCGAGGACGGTTTCCTGCATTCGGGCGCGGACGCCCTGTTCCTGGATGTGCGCACCCCCTGGGAATACCTCCCGTCCATTCCGAGCGCGGTTATCCCCGGTGCCATGTGCGGCTTCCTGTTGCCCACGGTCAACCAGGTGTCCGACCTGTTGCGTGGCCTGGAGGACGGCCCCTTCGCCGAGATGGAGGTCCTGGAAATCCTGATCCGTCGCTGGAAGCCCGTGGCCGATCGGCTGCGCCCGGACGACCGCATGGTCGCCCACACCGGCTTTTTGGTCTTTGCCCGATACATGGAGCAGCCCGAGACCTTGCCTTTGTCCGGGAACGTGCCCGGCGACCTCCCGGAAGAGGCGACGGACGCCCCCGGCGAGGAGTTGCCCGGTGCCTCTGCGGAGGACGACCCGGACATCCTTGAAATCTAA
- the dsrM gene encoding sulfate reduction electron transfer complex DsrMKJOP subunit DsrM has protein sequence MNALYSLLFVFLLVLIPLFGVDAAHMRTFFGVCIPTTAFIIFIIGFIYKVVTWGRSAVPFRIPTTGGQFQSFDPELFKQNKLDCPQTGAQTFFRMVLEVFAFRSLFRNTAVSLHEGKDHPVVAYKSSKWLWLFAITFHYSFFIIALRHLRLFLEPIPFLPVGALEFVDGILQIGAPVMYLSDLGLVAGVVLLLSRRLINPRINYISYVSDFFPLFLILSIALSGIYMRYYAKVDIIAIKELTMGLVTFHYVVPEAITVSFFVHVFLVSVLMAYFPFSKLMHMPGVFLSPTRNLPNDSRAKHHVNPWNDPNIKAHPYAEYEEEFGVPMAEVGLPLDNPENGVPHDETKA, from the coding sequence ATGAATGCTCTTTACTCACTTCTGTTCGTCTTTCTCCTGGTGTTGATCCCGTTGTTCGGGGTTGATGCGGCACACATGAGGACTTTCTTCGGTGTCTGCATCCCGACGACGGCGTTCATCATCTTTATTATCGGCTTTATTTATAAAGTCGTCACCTGGGGCCGGAGCGCCGTGCCGTTCCGCATCCCCACAACAGGCGGCCAGTTCCAATCCTTTGATCCCGAGCTGTTCAAGCAGAACAAGCTGGACTGTCCCCAGACCGGAGCCCAGACCTTCTTCCGCATGGTTCTGGAGGTCTTCGCCTTCCGTTCCCTGTTCAGGAACACCGCCGTGTCCCTGCACGAGGGCAAGGATCACCCCGTGGTGGCCTACAAATCGAGCAAGTGGCTGTGGCTTTTCGCCATCACCTTCCACTACTCCTTTTTCATCATCGCCCTGCGGCACCTGCGCCTGTTCCTCGAACCGATCCCGTTCCTCCCGGTGGGCGCGCTCGAGTTCGTGGACGGCATCCTGCAAATCGGCGCTCCGGTCATGTACCTGAGCGACCTCGGCCTGGTGGCGGGCGTGGTCCTGCTCCTGAGCCGCAGGCTGATCAACCCCAGGATCAACTACATCTCCTATGTCTCCGACTTCTTCCCGTTGTTCCTGATCCTGTCCATTGCCCTGTCGGGCATCTACATGCGCTACTACGCCAAGGTTGACATCATCGCCATCAAGGAGCTGACCATGGGCCTGGTGACGTTCCATTACGTCGTCCCCGAGGCCATCACCGTGTCCTTCTTCGTTCATGTCTTCCTGGTCAGCGTGCTCATGGCCTACTTCCCGTTCAGCAAGCTCATGCACATGCCGGGCGTTTTCCTGTCCCCGACGAGAAACCTGCCGAACGATTCGCGCGCAAAGCACCACGTGAACCCCTGGAACGATCCGAACATCAAGGCCCATCCCTACGCGGAATACGAAGAGGAATTCGGCGTGCCCATGGCCGAGGTCGGCCTGCCGCTCGACAATCCCGAGAACGGCGTCCCGCATGATGAGACCAAGGCCTAG
- the dsrK gene encoding sulfate reduction electron transfer complex DsrMKJOP subunit DsrK → MSDIPKADELFKSIDYNPPLSGWMETPVDFSPGHWCYPAKPEKIAYMDKELPGLWGEPRQWLPSDADWKLPPNWRETVVNGFRERLKKFRSLQLFMDICVRCGACADKCHYFIGSGDPKNMPVLRAELMRSVYRGEFTLAGKILSKFTGSRVMEEHVLKEWFIYFYQCTQCRRCSLFCPYGIDTAEMTMMARELMHLVGLNTNWIMEPVSNCNITGNHLGIQPHAFKDIVDFMVDDIEEVTGRRVKAPLNEKGHEILFITPSGDVFADPGIYTFMGYLLLFDYLDLDYTMSTYASEGGNFGSFTNNEVMKKLNAKMYAEAERLGCKWILGGECGHMWRVVHQYMDTMNGDTQWSGMTTPKSPITGTVFNTAAATKMLHITEFTADLIKHNKLKLDPSRNDHLRVTFHDSCNPARGMGLLEEPRYVLKHVCNNFFEMPPATIREQTFCCAGGSGLNTDEIMEIRLRGGLPRGNALRYVQEQHGVNLMACICAIDRATLIPLADYWAPGVTIAGTHELVANALVLEEGEVRTMDMRQEPLPGFEDEEDDWTPPTKEEA, encoded by the coding sequence ATGTCCGACATTCCCAAAGCAGACGAGCTCTTCAAGAGCATAGATTACAATCCGCCGCTCTCCGGCTGGATGGAAACCCCGGTGGATTTCTCGCCCGGTCATTGGTGCTACCCCGCCAAGCCCGAGAAGATCGCCTACATGGATAAGGAACTGCCCGGCCTGTGGGGCGAACCCCGCCAGTGGCTGCCCTCCGACGCGGACTGGAAGCTGCCCCCCAATTGGCGGGAGACCGTGGTCAACGGCTTCCGCGAGCGGCTCAAGAAGTTCCGTTCCCTCCAGTTGTTCATGGACATCTGCGTGCGCTGCGGCGCCTGCGCCGACAAATGCCACTACTTCATCGGCTCCGGTGATCCCAAGAACATGCCCGTGCTCCGCGCCGAATTGATGCGTTCGGTCTATCGCGGCGAGTTCACCCTGGCGGGCAAGATCCTGTCCAAGTTCACCGGCTCCCGGGTTATGGAGGAACACGTCCTCAAGGAGTGGTTCATCTACTTCTACCAGTGCACCCAGTGCCGCCGCTGTTCCCTGTTCTGCCCCTACGGCATCGACACCGCCGAGATGACCATGATGGCCCGCGAACTCATGCATCTGGTCGGCCTGAACACCAACTGGATCATGGAGCCGGTCTCCAACTGCAACATCACCGGCAACCATCTCGGCATCCAGCCCCACGCCTTCAAGGACATCGTGGACTTCATGGTGGACGACATCGAGGAAGTCACCGGCCGCCGGGTCAAGGCCCCGCTGAACGAGAAGGGCCACGAGATCCTGTTCATCACCCCCTCGGGCGACGTGTTCGCCGATCCGGGCATCTACACCTTCATGGGCTACCTGCTCCTGTTCGACTACCTCGACCTGGACTACACCATGTCCACCTACGCGTCCGAGGGCGGCAACTTCGGCTCGTTCACCAACAACGAGGTCATGAAGAAGCTCAACGCCAAGATGTACGCCGAGGCCGAACGGCTGGGCTGCAAGTGGATCCTGGGCGGCGAGTGCGGCCACATGTGGCGCGTGGTGCATCAGTACATGGACACCATGAACGGCGATACCCAGTGGTCCGGCATGACCACCCCGAAGTCGCCCATCACCGGCACCGTGTTCAACACCGCGGCCGCCACCAAGATGCTGCACATCACCGAGTTCACCGCCGACCTGATCAAGCACAACAAGCTGAAGCTCGATCCGAGCCGTAACGATCATCTGCGCGTGACCTTCCACGACTCCTGCAACCCCGCCCGGGGTATGGGCCTGCTGGAAGAGCCGCGCTACGTGCTCAAGCACGTGTGCAACAACTTCTTCGAGATGCCCCCGGCGACCATCCGCGAGCAGACCTTCTGCTGTGCGGGCGGTTCCGGCCTGAATACCGACGAGATCATGGAAATCCGCCTGCGCGGCGGCCTGCCTCGCGGCAACGCTCTTCGGTACGTACAGGAGCAGCATGGCGTGAACCTGATGGCCTGCATCTGCGCCATCGACCGCGCGACCCTGATCCCGCTGGCCGACTACTGGGCCCCCGGCGTGACCATCGCCGGCACCCATGAGCTGGTCGCCAACGCCCTGGTCCTCGAAGAGGGCGAGGTCCGCACCATGGACATGCGCCAGGAACCCCTCCCCGGCTTCGAGGACGAAGAAGACGACTGGACGCCCCCGACCAAGGAGGAAGCGTAG
- the dsrO gene encoding sulfate reduction electron transfer complex DsrMKJOP subunit DsrO, with amino-acid sequence MKNSRRTFIKLAGIAAAGLAVAPRKVLASGGQEPVKVNATAVHAKHWAMVVDTTKLHTAEAIDKLAAVCHHIHNVPKIEGKKEVKWLWHDTYAHSFPEQENPHLAEEVHERVFPLLCNHCENPPCVRVCPTKATFQRPDGIVAMDYHRCIGCRYCMAGCPYGSRSFNWGEPRLNLDLANLNPEFPTRMRGVVEKCNFCVERLAVGKMPACVEASEGAMHFGDLKDPDSEVRKVLREKFTIRRKPSAGTEPSVYYII; translated from the coding sequence ATGAAGAACAGCAGAAGAACCTTCATCAAGCTTGCCGGTATCGCTGCGGCCGGTCTGGCCGTGGCCCCGAGGAAGGTCCTGGCCTCCGGGGGCCAGGAGCCGGTCAAGGTCAACGCCACGGCCGTGCACGCCAAGCACTGGGCCATGGTCGTCGACACCACCAAGCTGCACACCGCCGAGGCCATCGACAAGCTGGCCGCGGTCTGCCACCACATCCACAACGTGCCCAAGATCGAGGGCAAGAAGGAAGTGAAGTGGCTGTGGCACGACACCTATGCGCACTCCTTCCCCGAGCAGGAAAACCCGCACCTGGCCGAAGAGGTCCACGAGCGCGTCTTCCCGCTCTTGTGCAACCACTGTGAAAATCCGCCGTGCGTGCGAGTCTGCCCGACCAAGGCGACTTTCCAGCGCCCGGACGGCATCGTGGCCATGGACTACCACCGCTGCATCGGCTGCCGCTACTGCATGGCCGGTTGTCCCTACGGCTCCCGCTCGTTCAACTGGGGCGAACCCCGGCTGAACCTGGATCTGGCCAACCTGAACCCCGAGTTCCCCACCCGCATGCGCGGCGTCGTGGAGAAGTGCAACTTCTGCGTCGAGCGCCTCGCCGTGGGCAAGATGCCCGCCTGCGTGGAGGCCTCCGAAGGGGCCATGCACTTCGGCGACCTGAAGGACCCGGATTCCGAAGTCCGCAAGGTGCTTCGCGAGAAGTTCACCATTCGTCGTAAACCCTCGGCAGGCACTGAGCCCAGTGTTTACTACATCATTTAG
- the dsrJ gene encoding sulfate reduction electron transfer complex DsrMKJOP subunit DsrJ: MHNGFAIVAGLVIFFAMLTAPFALGTMTKQYKEPELKLPKNEKECIESTEWMRNNHMQLLNEWRDWALRDGKRTYTNHKGKEFTISLQNTCMKCHESKADFCDKCHNDAGVSPYCWDCHVQPEGLK; the protein is encoded by the coding sequence ATGCACAACGGATTTGCGATCGTCGCCGGACTGGTCATCTTCTTCGCGATGCTGACCGCGCCGTTTGCGCTGGGCACCATGACCAAGCAGTACAAGGAACCCGAGCTCAAGCTGCCCAAGAACGAGAAGGAGTGCATCGAATCCACCGAGTGGATGCGCAACAACCACATGCAGCTCCTGAATGAATGGCGCGACTGGGCGCTGCGCGACGGCAAGAGGACCTATACCAACCACAAGGGCAAGGAGTTCACCATCTCCCTGCAGAATACCTGCATGAAGTGCCACGAGTCCAAGGCGGACTTCTGCGACAAGTGTCACAACGACGCGGGTGTCTCGCCCTATTGCTGGGACTGCCACGTTCAGCCGGAGGGTTTGAAATAA